A DNA window from Malus domestica chromosome 12, GDT2T_hap1 contains the following coding sequences:
- the LOC103420610 gene encoding uncharacterized protein isoform X1, which translates to MTTLPREESGLPASELYDSERLKRPRISGRSRKAPPCKHCQMYTHDESDCPCVDPNPVCVFCFVHNNCGFIGHWAGTCPYENGCAERPAPPARPKSVAYVNNCPPDIEQKELEELFGTVGPIFEAVVTPPLNDTWPYALASVYYVEKDDAQKAFDKLNGWTHGPTGAFWFSATVTRFLGVFFRSFFGLL; encoded by the exons ATGACCACCCTCCCAAGAGAAGAATCCGGCCTACCGGCCAGTGAATTGTACGATTCAGAGCGCCTTAAGCGCCCTAGGATTTCAG GTAGGAGTAGGAAAGCCCCGCCTTGCAAACACTGTCAAATGTATACGCACGACGAGTCAGATTGTCCATGCGTGGACCCAAACCCGGTTTGTGTCTTCTGTTTCGTGCATAATAATTGTGGGTTTATTGGCCACTGGGCTGGAACGTGCCCATACGAGAATGGTTGTGCTGAGAGGCCTGCACCCCCTGCTCGTCCAAAGAGTGTGGCTTATGTGAACAACTGTCCACCGGATATAGAGCAGAAAGAGTTGGAAGAACTTTTCGGCACTGTTGGTCCTATATTCGAAGCTGTAGTTACTCCTCCTCTAAACGATACTTGGCCTTATGCACTTGCAAGTGTTTATTACGTGGAAAAGGATGACGCCCAGAAGGCCTTCGACAAACTGAATGG GTGGACCCATGGGCCAACCGGGGCGTTCTGGTTCTCTGCAACCGTGACCCGATTCCTGGGCGTGTTTTTCCGAAGCTTTTTCGGCTTGCTCTGA
- the LOC103420610 gene encoding uncharacterized protein isoform X2 has translation MTTLPREESGLPASELYDSERLKRPRISGRSRKAPPCKHCQMYTHDESDCPCVDPNPVCVFCFVHNNCGFIGHWAGTCPYENGCAERPAPPARPKSVAYVNNCPPDIEQKELEELFGTVGPIFEAVVTPPLNDTWPYALASVYYVEKDDAQKAFDKLNGI, from the exons ATGACCACCCTCCCAAGAGAAGAATCCGGCCTACCGGCCAGTGAATTGTACGATTCAGAGCGCCTTAAGCGCCCTAGGATTTCAG GTAGGAGTAGGAAAGCCCCGCCTTGCAAACACTGTCAAATGTATACGCACGACGAGTCAGATTGTCCATGCGTGGACCCAAACCCGGTTTGTGTCTTCTGTTTCGTGCATAATAATTGTGGGTTTATTGGCCACTGGGCTGGAACGTGCCCATACGAGAATGGTTGTGCTGAGAGGCCTGCACCCCCTGCTCGTCCAAAGAGTGTGGCTTATGTGAACAACTGTCCACCGGATATAGAGCAGAAAGAGTTGGAAGAACTTTTCGGCACTGTTGGTCCTATATTCGAAGCTGTAGTTACTCCTCCTCTAAACGATACTTGGCCTTATGCACTTGCAAGTGTTTATTACGTGGAAAAGGATGACGCCCAGAAGGCCTTCGACAAACTGAATGG TATCTGA